In a single window of the Elaeis guineensis isolate ETL-2024a chromosome 6, EG11, whole genome shotgun sequence genome:
- the LOC105047476 gene encoding probable alpha,alpha-trehalose-phosphate synthase [UDP-forming] 7 isoform X1, translating into MGFDSWVWMVFLGFDLAFLGSAGRCLLGTAKMTSRSYTNLQDLTLGDSTAQSGSKWKQMSRAMTVPGTPSKLDDEDPPGRSSSNATSTATHDRIIIVANELPVRANRRTGGCGWNFSWDKDSLLFQLKDGFPEDMEVFYVGSLHVNVDCHEEDGVAQSLLEHFKCIPTFLRRGLLQEFYRRFCKQQLWPLFHYMLPFSPDHGGLFDRALWNSYILANQKFARKVIEVLNPEDDYVWIHDYHLMVLPTLLRRKFHRLRMGFFLHSPFPSSEIYRTFPVREELLKGLLNCDLIGFHTFDYARHFLSCCGRMLGLEYQSKRGYLGLDFFGRTVGIKITPIGVHMGQLQSVLQLPNRDWMVDDHRRQVEGKTVLLGVDDMDIFKGINLKVLAFEKMLQLYPKWQGRAVLIQVANPSRGTGRDLDLMEGEIREICWRINEEFGNDEYEPVVLVDRPVPIVEKIAFYTMAECVVVTAVRDGMNLTPYEYIVCRQGIAGSEPGLDADGPRKSMLVVSEFIGCSPSLSGAIRVNPWDIESTAHAMNEAISLPDAEKRLRHEKHYRYVSTHDMAYWSRSFLQDMERFCKDHSEKSYWGIGFGLGFRVMGVDPNFKKLNVRDVASAYKVAKNRAILLDYDGTLVPQTSFNMTPSAEVIRIINSLCADKKNVVFIVSGRGRDSLGNWFSPCERLGIAAEHGYFMRWTRDQEWEICCQISDFRWMQIAEPVMKLYTESTDGSSIEAKESALVWRHRYADPGFGSAQAKEMLDHLESVLANEPVSVKRGEFIVEVKAQGVSKGSVAEKVLLSMVENGRPADFVLCVGDDRSDEDMFEDVAGVMTKNLVAPGTSLFACTVGQKPSKAKYYLDDTVEVLGMLAELARVSGSWRTEQPSASAEMRDDTSH; encoded by the exons ATGGGGTTCGATTCCTGGGTTTGGATGGTGTTCTTGGGTTTTGATCTGGCGTTCTTGGGGAGCGCAGGGCGCTGTTTGCTCGGGACGGCGAAGATGACGTCGAGATCGTACACGAATCTCCAGGATCTGACGCTCGGGGACTCAACGGCACAGAGCGGCAGTAAATGGAAGCAGATGTCCCGGGCGATGACGGTGCCGGGGACCCCCTCCAAGCTGGACGACGAGGACCCCCCCGGCAGAAGCTCCTCCAACGCGACCTCCACTGCTACCCACGACCGGATCATCATCGTGGCGAACGAGTTGCCCGTCCGGGCCAATCGGCGGACGGGTGGGTGCGGGTGGAACTTCTCCTGGGACAAGGATTCGCTCCTCTTCCAGCTCAAGGACGGGTTTCCGGAGGACATGGAGGTTTTCTACGTCGGCTCCCTCCACGTCAACGTCGACTGCCACGAGGAGGACGGCGTCGCCCAGTCCCTCCTCGAGCACTTCAAGTGCATCCCCACCTTCCTTCGTCGCGGCCTGCTCCAGGAATTCTACCGCCGCTTCTGCAAGCAGCAGCTGTGGCCGCTCTTCCATTACATGCTCCCCTTCTCCCCGGACCACGGCGGCCTCTTCGACCGAGCCCTCTGGAATTCATATATTCTTGCCAACCAGAAATTCGCGCGGAAGGTGATCGAGGTTTTGAACCCGGAGGATGATTACGTATGGATTCATGACTATCATCTGATGGTGCTGCCGACCCTCCTCCGGCGAAAGTTTCATCGGCTGAGAATGGGTTTCTTCTTGCACAGCCCATTCCCATCGTCGGAGATCTACCGAACGTTCCCCGTCCGGGAGGAGCTTCTCAAGGGGCTGCTCAACTGCGACCTCATCGGCTTCCACACCTTCGACTACGCCCGCCACTTCCTCTCCTGCTGCGGCCGAATGCTGGGTCTCGAATACCAGTCGAAGCGCGGGTACCTTGGCCTTGATTTCTTTGGCCGCACTGTTGGGATCAAGATCACGCCGATCGGTGTTCACATGGGCCAGCTACAGTCCGTGCTTCAGCTTCCCAATAGGGATTGGATGGTAGATGATCACCGCCGGCAGGTTGAGGGAAAGACTGTGCTTCTCGGTGTCGATGACATGGACATTTTCAAGGGAATCAACCTCAAGGTGCTTGCATTCGAGAAAATGCTCCAGCTGTACCCTAAATGGCAGGGAAGGGCGGTTCTGATCCAGGTTGCTAACCCATCCAGGGGAACAGGTCGGGATCTTGATTTGATGGAGGGTGAGATACGTGAGATCTGCTGGCGGATCAATGAGGAGTTTGGGAATGATGAGTACGAACCAGTTGTGTTGGTTGACCGCCCTGTGCCCATTGTCGAGAAGATCGCCTTCTACACCATGGCGGAGTGTGTTGTGGTCACTGCAGTGAGAGATGGGATGAATCTAACTCCCTATGAGTACATCGTCTGCAGGCAGGGGATTGCTGGCTCTGAACCTGGTTTGGACGCCGACGGCCCTCGAAAGAGTATGCTCGTAGTCTCGGAGTTCATCGGATGCTCCCCATCGTTGAGCGGCGCGATTCGGGTCAACCCGTGGGACATAGAGTCGACAGCACACGCGATGAATGAGGCAATTTCTCTTCCGGATGCAGAGAAGCGGCTGCGGCATGAGAAGCACTACCGGTATGTTAGCACTCATGATATGGCCTATTGGTCGAGGAGCTTCTTGCAGGACATGGAGAGGTTTTGCAAGGACCATTCCGAGAAATCATATTGGGGGATTGGTTTTGGACTTGGATTCAGAGTGATGGGTGTCGATCCTAATTTTAAGAAGCTTAATGTGCGTGACGTTGCTTCGGCCTATAAGGTGGCGAAGAATAGGGCTATATTGCTGGACTACGATGGAACGTTGGTGCCTCAGACATCATTTAACATGACCCCAAGTGCGGAAGTTATCAGGATCATCAATTCTCTCTGCGCTGATAAGAAGAATGTAGTTTTCATTGTCAGCGGGAGGGGGAGGGATAGCTTAGGGAATTGGTTCTCACCATGTGAGAGgcttgggattgctgcagaacatGGTTACTTCATGAG GTGGACTCGAGATCAGGAATGGGAAATATGTTGCCAGATCTCGGACTTTAGATGGATGCAGATAGCAGAGCCAGTGATGAAGCTCTATACTGAATCCACCGATGGATCCAGTATTGAAGCTAAAGAAAGTGCTTTGGTTTGGCGCCACCGATATGCTGATCCAGGCTTCGGAtctgctcaggcgaaggaaatgCTCGACCATCTCGAGAGTGTGCTTGCAAACGAGCCAGTCTCAGTGAAAAGGGGTGAATTCATTGTTGAAGTGAAAGCTCAG GGAGTTAGCAAAGGCTCCGTGGCAGAGAAGGTCCTGTTATCAATGGTGGAGAATGGGAGGCCGGCAGACTTTGTGTTGTGCGTTGGTGATGACAGGTCGGATGAGGACATGTTCGAAGACGTGGCTGGGGTCATGACAAAGAACCTGGTTGCCCCCGGGACATCGCTGTTTGCTTGCACGGTCGGGCAGAAACCAAGCAAAGCCAAATATTATCTTGACGACACTGTTGAAGTCTTAGGTATGCTAGCAGAACTTGCACGAGTATCTGGGTCGTGGAGAACGGAACAACCATCCGCATCTGCGGAGATGAGAGATGATACATCCCACTGA
- the LOC105047476 gene encoding probable alpha,alpha-trehalose-phosphate synthase [UDP-forming] 7 isoform X2, with translation MTSRSYTNLQDLTLGDSTAQSGSKWKQMSRAMTVPGTPSKLDDEDPPGRSSSNATSTATHDRIIIVANELPVRANRRTGGCGWNFSWDKDSLLFQLKDGFPEDMEVFYVGSLHVNVDCHEEDGVAQSLLEHFKCIPTFLRRGLLQEFYRRFCKQQLWPLFHYMLPFSPDHGGLFDRALWNSYILANQKFARKVIEVLNPEDDYVWIHDYHLMVLPTLLRRKFHRLRMGFFLHSPFPSSEIYRTFPVREELLKGLLNCDLIGFHTFDYARHFLSCCGRMLGLEYQSKRGYLGLDFFGRTVGIKITPIGVHMGQLQSVLQLPNRDWMVDDHRRQVEGKTVLLGVDDMDIFKGINLKVLAFEKMLQLYPKWQGRAVLIQVANPSRGTGRDLDLMEGEIREICWRINEEFGNDEYEPVVLVDRPVPIVEKIAFYTMAECVVVTAVRDGMNLTPYEYIVCRQGIAGSEPGLDADGPRKSMLVVSEFIGCSPSLSGAIRVNPWDIESTAHAMNEAISLPDAEKRLRHEKHYRYVSTHDMAYWSRSFLQDMERFCKDHSEKSYWGIGFGLGFRVMGVDPNFKKLNVRDVASAYKVAKNRAILLDYDGTLVPQTSFNMTPSAEVIRIINSLCADKKNVVFIVSGRGRDSLGNWFSPCERLGIAAEHGYFMRWTRDQEWEICCQISDFRWMQIAEPVMKLYTESTDGSSIEAKESALVWRHRYADPGFGSAQAKEMLDHLESVLANEPVSVKRGEFIVEVKAQGVSKGSVAEKVLLSMVENGRPADFVLCVGDDRSDEDMFEDVAGVMTKNLVAPGTSLFACTVGQKPSKAKYYLDDTVEVLGMLAELARVSGSWRTEQPSASAEMRDDTSH, from the exons ATGACGTCGAGATCGTACACGAATCTCCAGGATCTGACGCTCGGGGACTCAACGGCACAGAGCGGCAGTAAATGGAAGCAGATGTCCCGGGCGATGACGGTGCCGGGGACCCCCTCCAAGCTGGACGACGAGGACCCCCCCGGCAGAAGCTCCTCCAACGCGACCTCCACTGCTACCCACGACCGGATCATCATCGTGGCGAACGAGTTGCCCGTCCGGGCCAATCGGCGGACGGGTGGGTGCGGGTGGAACTTCTCCTGGGACAAGGATTCGCTCCTCTTCCAGCTCAAGGACGGGTTTCCGGAGGACATGGAGGTTTTCTACGTCGGCTCCCTCCACGTCAACGTCGACTGCCACGAGGAGGACGGCGTCGCCCAGTCCCTCCTCGAGCACTTCAAGTGCATCCCCACCTTCCTTCGTCGCGGCCTGCTCCAGGAATTCTACCGCCGCTTCTGCAAGCAGCAGCTGTGGCCGCTCTTCCATTACATGCTCCCCTTCTCCCCGGACCACGGCGGCCTCTTCGACCGAGCCCTCTGGAATTCATATATTCTTGCCAACCAGAAATTCGCGCGGAAGGTGATCGAGGTTTTGAACCCGGAGGATGATTACGTATGGATTCATGACTATCATCTGATGGTGCTGCCGACCCTCCTCCGGCGAAAGTTTCATCGGCTGAGAATGGGTTTCTTCTTGCACAGCCCATTCCCATCGTCGGAGATCTACCGAACGTTCCCCGTCCGGGAGGAGCTTCTCAAGGGGCTGCTCAACTGCGACCTCATCGGCTTCCACACCTTCGACTACGCCCGCCACTTCCTCTCCTGCTGCGGCCGAATGCTGGGTCTCGAATACCAGTCGAAGCGCGGGTACCTTGGCCTTGATTTCTTTGGCCGCACTGTTGGGATCAAGATCACGCCGATCGGTGTTCACATGGGCCAGCTACAGTCCGTGCTTCAGCTTCCCAATAGGGATTGGATGGTAGATGATCACCGCCGGCAGGTTGAGGGAAAGACTGTGCTTCTCGGTGTCGATGACATGGACATTTTCAAGGGAATCAACCTCAAGGTGCTTGCATTCGAGAAAATGCTCCAGCTGTACCCTAAATGGCAGGGAAGGGCGGTTCTGATCCAGGTTGCTAACCCATCCAGGGGAACAGGTCGGGATCTTGATTTGATGGAGGGTGAGATACGTGAGATCTGCTGGCGGATCAATGAGGAGTTTGGGAATGATGAGTACGAACCAGTTGTGTTGGTTGACCGCCCTGTGCCCATTGTCGAGAAGATCGCCTTCTACACCATGGCGGAGTGTGTTGTGGTCACTGCAGTGAGAGATGGGATGAATCTAACTCCCTATGAGTACATCGTCTGCAGGCAGGGGATTGCTGGCTCTGAACCTGGTTTGGACGCCGACGGCCCTCGAAAGAGTATGCTCGTAGTCTCGGAGTTCATCGGATGCTCCCCATCGTTGAGCGGCGCGATTCGGGTCAACCCGTGGGACATAGAGTCGACAGCACACGCGATGAATGAGGCAATTTCTCTTCCGGATGCAGAGAAGCGGCTGCGGCATGAGAAGCACTACCGGTATGTTAGCACTCATGATATGGCCTATTGGTCGAGGAGCTTCTTGCAGGACATGGAGAGGTTTTGCAAGGACCATTCCGAGAAATCATATTGGGGGATTGGTTTTGGACTTGGATTCAGAGTGATGGGTGTCGATCCTAATTTTAAGAAGCTTAATGTGCGTGACGTTGCTTCGGCCTATAAGGTGGCGAAGAATAGGGCTATATTGCTGGACTACGATGGAACGTTGGTGCCTCAGACATCATTTAACATGACCCCAAGTGCGGAAGTTATCAGGATCATCAATTCTCTCTGCGCTGATAAGAAGAATGTAGTTTTCATTGTCAGCGGGAGGGGGAGGGATAGCTTAGGGAATTGGTTCTCACCATGTGAGAGgcttgggattgctgcagaacatGGTTACTTCATGAG GTGGACTCGAGATCAGGAATGGGAAATATGTTGCCAGATCTCGGACTTTAGATGGATGCAGATAGCAGAGCCAGTGATGAAGCTCTATACTGAATCCACCGATGGATCCAGTATTGAAGCTAAAGAAAGTGCTTTGGTTTGGCGCCACCGATATGCTGATCCAGGCTTCGGAtctgctcaggcgaaggaaatgCTCGACCATCTCGAGAGTGTGCTTGCAAACGAGCCAGTCTCAGTGAAAAGGGGTGAATTCATTGTTGAAGTGAAAGCTCAG GGAGTTAGCAAAGGCTCCGTGGCAGAGAAGGTCCTGTTATCAATGGTGGAGAATGGGAGGCCGGCAGACTTTGTGTTGTGCGTTGGTGATGACAGGTCGGATGAGGACATGTTCGAAGACGTGGCTGGGGTCATGACAAAGAACCTGGTTGCCCCCGGGACATCGCTGTTTGCTTGCACGGTCGGGCAGAAACCAAGCAAAGCCAAATATTATCTTGACGACACTGTTGAAGTCTTAGGTATGCTAGCAGAACTTGCACGAGTATCTGGGTCGTGGAGAACGGAACAACCATCCGCATCTGCGGAGATGAGAGATGATACATCCCACTGA